The Nocardioides sp. cx-173 genome segment CGCCCACCTGCGCCCCGACCGCGACCTGGCGCTGGCCGTCGACGACCTCGTCGTCGAGTTCCGGGTCGCGGGCGGCACGGTGCACGCCGTCTCCGGCCTGCACCTCGACCTGCTGCCGGGCGAGACCCTCGGCATCCTGGGGGAGTCCGGCTGCGGAAAGTCCAGCGCCGGGCGTGCCCTCATGCAGCTGCCGCCGCCCACGTCGGGCACCGTACGGCTCGGCGACACCGAGCTGACCGCCCTCTCGCCGCGCGACATGCGGCGGGCGCGGGCTCGGATGCAGCTGGTGCTGCAGGACCCGGTGTCCGCGCTCAACCCGCGCCGCCGGGTCGGCGACATCGTCGTCGAGGGGCTCGAGATCTGGGGCTGGGGCGATCGTGACCGCGCCCGCGTCGTCGACGAGCTGCTGACCTCCGTGGGCCTGGACCCCGAGACCGTGCGCGACCGCCGACCGCACGAGCTGTCGGGGGGCCAGTGCCAGCGCGTGGCCATCGCCCGCTCGCTCGCGCTCGACCCCGACGTGCTCATCTGCGACGAGCCGGTGTCCAGCCTCGACGTGTCGGTGCAGGCGCAGATCCTCAACCTCCTCGAGCGGGCCCGCGAGCGCTTCGAGCTCAGCATGGTGTTCATCGCGCACGATGTCGCCGTGGTCAAGAACATCAGCGACCGGGTCCTGGTGATGTACCTCGGCAAGACCTGCGAGGTGCTGCCCTCGGCCGCTCTCGAGACCTCGGCGCGGCACCCCTACACCCGGCTCCTGCTCGACTCGGTGCCGAGCGCCGTCGACGCCGACCGGGTGCCCCAGCCGGCCCGCGCGATCGAGCTGCCCTCGCCCCTCGACCCGCCGTCCGGGTGCCGCTTCCGCACCCGCTGCCCGCTGGCCACCGAGCGCTGCGCCGTCGAGGAGCCGGTGCTGCGGGAGCTTGCGCCGGGACAGTTCGTCGCCTGCCACCACGCCGAGCGCCAGGGGCCTGCGTGACCACGTACGCGGACGCCACCGCGACCGCCGCCGCGATCCGGTCCGGCGAGGTGTCGGCCCGCGAGGTCGTCGAGCGCGCCATCGCCCGCATCGAGGAGCACGACGCGGTCCTCGGCTGCGTGGTCTCCGAGCGGTTCGAGCGGGCCCTCGCCGAGGTCGACGCGGTCCTGCCACCCGGGCCGCTGCACGGGGTGCCGCTGCTGGTGAAGGACCTCGGCATGCGGGTGGCCGGTCTGCCGGCCACCCGCGGCAGCCGGTTGTGGGTCGACGACGTCGCGACCGTCGACAGCGAGCTGGTGCGCCGCTACCGCGCGGCCGGCATGGTCGTGCTCGGCACCAGCAACAGCCCGGAGCTCGGGAAGAGCGCCAGCACCGAGCCGCTCCTGCACGGCCCGACCCGCAACCCGTGGTCGACCGGCCGCTCGGCCGGCGGGTCCTCTGGCGGCTCCGCGGCCGCCGTCGCCGCCGACCTGGTGCCGCTCGCCCACGGCAACGACGGCGGCGGCTCGCTGCGGATCCCCGCGTCGATGTGCGGGCTGTTCGGTCTGAAGCCGAGCCGCGGGCGCGTCACGACCTTCCCGGCGGCCAGCAGTCTCGCCGCCCCGCTGACAGCCAACCACGTGCTCACGCGCTCGGTGCGCGACAGCGCCCTGCTGCTCGACCTCACCAGCGCGCCGGTGCGCGGCGACGCGTTCGCCGCCCCCACGCCCGCGACGCCGTTCGCCGAGCAGGCGGCCCGGCCCCCGGCCCGGCTGCGCATCGGGCTGGTCACCCGGCGCGCCGACGGCGGCGCCGTCGACCCGCAGGTGGTCGAGGCGGTCCGCACCACGGCAACCCTGTGCGAGGACCTGGGCCACGTGGTCGACGAGGTCTCGCCGGCGTACGACGCCGGGCTGGCGACCGCGGGGTTCGCCACGCTCATGGGCGTCTCGCTGCTGGCCGAGGTCGGGCACCGGCTCGGCGAGCTCGGCCGCGAGCTGCGCGAGGACGACCTCGAGCCGTTCACCCGGATGCTGCACGACCACTATCGCGCCACCATGACCGCGGTCGAGGTGCACGACGCCCACGTCGCGGTCCAGGAGGTCGGCTGGCAGCTGGGCGCGATCTTCGAGCGCGTCGACCTGCTGCTCACCCCGACGCTGCCGCTGCCCGTGCCCGAGCTCGGTGTCCTCGACACCAGGCGGCCGGAGGTGATGTGGCAGGTCGCCGGCGACTACTCGTCGTTCACCGCGGTCGCCAACGCGACCGGCATGCCCGCGCTCTCCCTGCCCTGCGGCCTCGACCGCGACGGCCTGCCGCTGGGCGCACACCTGATGGGCGACCTCGGCGCCGAGGGCACCCTCCTCGCCCTCGCCGCCCAGCTCGAGCAGGCCCGGCCCTGGCCGCTCGTCGCTCCGGCGTACGCCGGCTGACGCCCGCGGCCCGACCGCGCCGAGACCACGAAGCCCCCACCCGGAGACCGGGCGGGGGCTTCGTCGATGCGGGCTCAGCCCTTCCAGGCGTCGCCGAACAGCAGCATCGTCTCCGAGGTCGAGGTGATCCCGTGGACGTCGTCGTTCCAGGGCTGGAAGAACGCGCCTGCGCCCATCGCGACGCCGGGCACGGTCTCCTGCCATAGCTCGTTGATCTGCGTCAGCAGCGCGGTGGCCTCGTCGCCCTCGGCCGCCTGCAGCTGGGCGATCAGCTCGTCCATCTCGGGGTTGGCGTAGCCCGAGGGGTTCTGCGGCGAGGCGCCGATCAGGTTGGTGGCCAGGCGGGAGTAGGGGTCCTCGTCGGGGATGCTCATCGCCGAGACCGCCAGGTCGTAGTCGTGGGTGACGTAGATCCGCTGGGTCTGGTCGGCGATGTTGCGCAGCAGGTCGGTCTTGACGGTGAATCCCGCCGCTTCGAGCATCGCCTGGATCGTCACCGCGCCGGTCTGCGAGGCCTGGTCGGACTGGCCGACGTAGGTCAGGGTGCCGTCGTACCCGTCGGCCTTGGCCTCCGCCAGCAGCGACTTGGCCTTCTCCAGGTCGTAGTCCGACGTCTCGACCTCGGCGAAGTAGGGCGCGCTCGGCGAGTAGATGTTGCGGCCCGGCAGGCCGGCGCCGCCGCTCACCCGCTCGGCGTAGACGACCGGGTCGATGGCGTGGTTGATGGCCTGGCGGACCCGTACGTCGGACGCGGCGCGCCCCTCGCGGTTGTTGAGCCAGAACATCGTGGCCAGGCCGCTGGGCGACATGATCCCCGCGAAGCCGTCGTTGCGGGCCTTCTCCAGGGTCTGCGGGGCGCGGATGTTGGCCGCGTCGACGGTGCCGTCGGTGAGCGACTCGAGTCGGGCGTCGTCGCTGCCCAGCCATACGAAGCGCAGCTCGTCGAGGTGCGGCGCCCCGCCCCAGTAGTCGGGGTTGGCGGCGAGCACGAGCTCCTCGGCCGGCTGGTAGCTGTCCATGACGAACGGCCCGGCACCGATGGGCTCGAAGGCGTCGGGCCCGCCGGCGTACGCTGCCGGCGCCACGACCATGCCGGGGCCGCTGGCCAGCATGTTGGGGAAGGTGATCCACGGCTGGTTGAGCGTGAACACCACCGTCGAGTCGCCCTCGGGCCGCATGTCCTTGATGTTGGTGGCGAGCAGGAGCGTGTTGTAGCCGGCGTTCTCCATGTAGTAGCCGAGGCTGCCGACCACGGCGGCCGCGTCGAGCGGGGTGCCGTCGGAGAACATCACGCCGTCGCGAAGCGTGAGCGTCCAGGTGACGTTGTCCTCGGTCGTCAGCGACTCGGCGAGCCAGGGCTCGAAGCTGTCGCTGGCCTGGTCGTAGCGCATCAGGACGTCGTAGACCGCCGCGAGGGCGTTGCCGCCGGCCGCGCCGTTGGGGATGGTCTTGGTGGGGTCGAGGCTGCGGGCCTCGGAGTAGTCGGCCAGCGTGAGCGTGCCGCCCTGCTGCGGCTCGCCCGGGTCGTCGGTGACGCCGACGACGCCGGCGGCGTAGATCTCCTCCTTGCTCAGCGCGGACGATCCACCGTCCCCGTCCCCGTCGTCGTCCTCGCTGTCCGAGCTGGCGCATCCGGCCACGAGCAGCGAGCCCGCGAGGAGTGCGGTGGCGATGCGGCCCCGTGTCGTGAAGCGGTTCACTGATCCTCCAGTGGGTCGTCCTGGCGTCTCGGGACGCCCGGATCGTGTGTGATGCGTCACGCTAGGAGTGGCCGTACTTCGCTCTCCGATGCGGTCTCACTCACCGGGAGGTGGTCGCTGGGTGGGCCCACGGCCTTCGGGTCCAGGCGAGCGCGCTCTGGGGGCGCGGGCCCCTAGCCGGCGCCTGCGGTGGCTGCCGCATCGTCGGTCATGCGGCGCACCACCTCCACGATGGCGCTGCGCAGCTCGGCGCGGGGTGGCAGCGAGGGCTGGAGCGCGGGGGAGGTGAGATGCCAGGTCTGCGCGACGGACAGCACGATGGCGAGGTACGTGCGGGGTGACAGCGAGCCCGTCCGGCCGAGGCCCCGGTCCTTCAGGACCGCCTCCTTCTCGGCGTAGGAGTCCACCTCGGCCGCGGTCGCCTCGGGCCGCTCGAGCTGTCGCCACATGCTGAGCCGGAAGACCGCCGGGTCGTCCATGAGGGCGTCGAACATCGAGCCGGCGTAGCCCGGCAGGTCGTCGGGGTCGAGCGGCACCGCGGCGATGAGGCGCTGGAGGGCGCCCGCGACCACGAGGTCGAAGAGCGTCTCCTTGTTGCCGAAGTAGAGGTAGATCATCCGCTTGTTGGCCTCGGCAGCCGCGGCGATCCGGTCGACCCGGGCCCCGCTGAGCCCGAACTCCGCGAACTCGGCCGTCGCCGCGTCGAGCAGACGCCGCTGCGTCGCTGCCTTGTCACGGGTGGTCGTCGACGCCGAGGGGGTCACCCGCCCAACCTAGCGCGGCTCGGACCCTTGTCACCAACTGGTTAGTGGGTTACCTTCTAACTAACCAGATAGTTACAGGAGGCAGATCATGAGCTCACGATTCACGGCACGGACCGTGCTCGTCACCGGCGCCACCGGCGCCCTGGGAGAGGCGCTGGCGAGGGCCTTCCACGCCGAGGGCGCCCACGTGGTCGTCGCGGCGCGCGACCGCGTGGCCGGCGAGCGCCTGGCCCGCGACCTCGGCGCCCGCGCGAACGCGGTCGGCCTCGACGTGACCAGCGAGGAGCAGTGGCAGGCCGCCGTCCGGCATGCCGAGGAGGTCGCCGGGCCGGTCTCGGTCCTGGTCAACAACGCGGCCAACCTCCAGGTCGGCACCGTCGAGTCGGTCCCGGTGGACGCCTGGCGAGCGGTCATCGACACCAACCTCACGGGCTCGTTCCTGGGGATCCGCGCCGTCGTGCCGAGCATGGTGAGGGCGGGCGCCGGCTCGATCGTCAACATCTCCTCGATCGCCGGGCTGCACGCCGCGCCCGGCCTCGTGGCCTACTCCGCCAGCAAGTGGGCTCTGCGGGGTCTCACCCGGACCGCAGCCGCGGAGCTGGCGCGCAAGAGCATCCGCGTCAACGCGGTCCATCCCGGGATCATCGACACCCCGCTGGCCTACGACCCGGCCACCCACCAGGAGCTGGTCCCCGTCGACGGCTTCGCGATCCCCCGACAGGCGAGCACGGCCGAGATCGCGCAGTACGTCCTGTTCGTCGCCTCCGAGGATGCCGCGTTCTCGACCGGCTCCGAGTTCATCGCCGATGGCGGCTTCGCCCTCGGGCCCGTCGCCTGACCCCTCAGCACACCGCCGATCAAGGAGATCACCATGACCACCTGGCTCATCACCGGAACCTCCAGCGGCTTCGGACGCAGCCTGACCGAGCTGCTTCTCGAGCGCGGCGACACCGTCGCGGCCACCCTGCGCCGGCCCGACGCTCTCGCCGACCTGCAGTCCCGGCACGGCACGCGGCTGTGGGTGCGCACCCTCGACGTGACCGACACGCCGGCGCTGCGCCGGGTCGTCGACGAGGCGTTCGCTGAGCTCGGCACCGTCGACGTCGCCGTCTCCAACGCCGGCTATGGGCTCTTCGGCGCGGCGGAGGAGCTCGACGACGCCGAGATCCTGCGGCAGCTCGACACCAACGTCGTCGCCTCCATCCAGCTGGCCCGTGCCCTGGTGCCGCACCTCAGGGGCCAGGGCGGCGGCCGCATCCTCCAGCTCTCCAGCCTCGGCGGGCAGGTCGGGTTCCCGGGCCTGTCGGTCTACCACGCCTCGAAGTGGGCGATCGAGGGCTTCTTCGAGGCGTTCGGCCCCGAGGTGGCGCCGTTCGGGATCCAGACGATGCTGGTCGAGCCCGGCATGTCCCGGACCGAGTTCGCCGGCTCGTCGGCCAGGATCGGCGCCCCTCACACCCGCTACGACGGGGGTGTCCTCCGGGTCGACTCGGTGGCGCGCGAGGCCATGCCGGGAGACCCCCGCAAGATGGCGAGGGCGATGATCGCGGCCGCCGAGCGTGACCAGCTGCCGGCCAGGCTCTCGCTCGGCTCGGACGCCTACACGATGATCCGCGAGGCCCTGCAGACCCGGCTCGCCCGCCTCGAGGAGCAACGAGACCTCGCCTTCTCCACCGACGCCGACGACTACCGGCCGCCGCCCGCAGCCTGACTCGGCCGGCCCCCGTCGACGTGGTCCGGATCACGTCGCCGCAAACGATGCGTCAAGACCGGGCCCGGGAGGCGTCAGGGAAGCGTCAAGAGCGCGCAGGCGGCGAGATCCGAGGTCTAGGAATGGCTCCGTGCTCGATCTCATCTACGTCCTCGTGACCCTGGGGGTCTTCGTCCTTCTCGCGCTGCTCGTCGGCGTCCTCGACCGCTCGGGCGCGTCGGAGTCACCACCCCGCGAGGCCGGTGGGCCCGCTGAGCCACGCCGCGACCTCGTCGCCGAGGGCGGCGCCACGTGAGCGCCGTCGGTCCGGCGATCGGCCAGATCCTGGTCCTCGTCGTCGCGCTCGCGATCACCGTGCCGCTCCTGGGCCGCTACCTCGCCCACGTGCTCACCAGTGATCGGCATCTCGCGGTGGAGCGGGTGTCCTACCGCCTGCTGCGCGTCGACCCCGACGCCCAGCAGCACTGGCGGACCTACGCGATGTCGGTCCTGGGCTTCTCGCTGGTCGGCATCCTCTTCCTGTTCGGCCTTGGGCGCCTGCAGGCCCACCTGCCGCTGAGCCTCGGCTTCCCGGGCCTGCCCAGTGACGGCGCGTGGAACACGGCGGTCTCCTTCGTCACCAACACCAACTGGCAGTGGTACTCGGGCGAGGCGGCCGCGGGGCATCTCTTCCAGATGTCGGGCCTCGCGGTCCAGAACTTCGTGAGCGCCGCCGTCGGCATCGCGGTCGCCGCCGCCTTCGCGCGGGGGCTGGCCGGTCAGAGGCGGGACGGTCGCGTCGGCAACTTCTGGTCCGACCTGGTGCGCTCGGTCGTCCGGGTCCTGCTGCCGTTCGCGGTCGTCTCGGCGCTGCTCCTGGTCGCCCTCGGCGTGGTCCAGAACCTCAGCGGCGCCCGGTCGGTGACCACGCTGAGCGGCGGGACCCAGCAGATCACGGGCGGCCCGGTGGCCAGCCAGGAGGTCATCAAGCAGCTCGGCACGAACGGCGGCGGCTTCTACAACGTCAACTCCGCCCACCCCTTCGAGAACCCCACCCCGCTGACCAACCTGCTGCAGATCTTCTTGATGCTGCTCATCCCCTTCGCCATGGCCTGGGCCTTCGGGCTGATCGTCAAGGACCGGCGCCAGGGCGTCGCCATCCTCGGCGTGATGGCGCTCCTGCTCACCGTCTCCGTGGGGCTGCTCACCTGGGCCGAGATGGCGGCCCCGGGGACGGCGCCCGGGCTGGCGGGCGGCGCCATGGAGGGTAAGGAGACGCGCTTCGGCGAGGCGGGCTCCGCGCTCTTCGGCGCGGCGACGACCGGGACCTCCACCGGTGCCGTCAACTCCATGCACGACTCGTTCACGGCGCCCGGTGGCGGGGTCGCGATGTTCAACATGATGCTGGGCGAGATCGCTCCGGGAGGCGTCGGCTCCGGTCTCTACGGCATGCTCATGCTGGCCATCGTCACCGTCTTCCTGGCCGGCCTGATGGTGGGGCGGACCCCGGAGTACCTGGGCAAGAAGATCGGCCAGCGCGAGATCGTCCTGGTGGCCCTCTACGTCCTCGCCACGCCGGTCCTGGTCCTGAGCGGCATCGCCATCGCCATCACCGCCAAGGACGGGCTCGCCGGGCTGCAGGCGTCGGGGCCGCACGGGCTCTCCGAGGCCTTGTACGCCGTCACGTCGGCCTCCAACAACAACGGCAGCGCGTTCGGCGGACTGACCTCGGGCACCCCGTTCTGGAACTCGCTGCTCGGGATGCTGATGCTCCTCGGGCGGTTCCTGCCGATGATCTTCGTGCTGGCCCTGGCGGGGCGCTTCGCCGCCCAGCAGCGGCTGCCACCGGGTGCCGGCACCCTCCCCACCCACCGACCGCTCTTCGCGGTCCTCCTCTCGGGCGTCGCCCTGGTCGTGGTCGGTCTGACCTACGTGCCGGTGCTCGCCCTCGGTCCGATCGTGGAGTCCCTGTCGTGAACGTCAATGTCCAGCCCAGGCCCGACGAGGTCGGCCACACCCCCACCGCGCCCAAGGCGCCGATGCCGGCCCTGAGCCTCAGCCCGGCGCTGCTGCGCGAGGCCCTCCCGGGGGCGCTGCGCAAGATGGACCCGCGCCAGCTCCTGGCGACCCCGGTCATGCTCGTCGTCGAGGCCGGCGCCGCCGGCACGACCGTGATGTCGGTGCTCGACCCCAGCACGCTCGGCTGGCTGGTCACCGTCTGGTTGTGGCTGACGGTCCTCTTCGGGGCGCTCGCCGAGTCCGTCGCCGAGGGGCGGGGCAAGGCGCAGGCCGCGAGCCTGCGCGCCCTGCAGCAGGAGACGTCGGCACGGCGCGTCACGGGCTCCGCGGAGGGCCGGCGCGGCCCGGGTGCCTTCCTCTCGCTGGCCGTCGAGGAGGTGCCCAGCACGTCGCTGCGCGCCGGCGACGTGGTCCTGGTGCGCGCCGGGGAGCGGATCCCGGGCGACGGCGATGTCGTCGAGGGCGTCGCGAGCGTCGACGAGTCGGCCGTGACCGGGGAGTCGGCACCGGTCATCCGGGAGTCCGGGGGCGACCGCAGCGCGGTCACGGGCGGCACCGTCGTCCTCTCCGACGAGATCGCGGTCAAGATCACCTCCGACCCGGGCCAGTCCTTCGTCGACCGGATGATCGCCCTGGTCGAGGGCTCCGAACGGCAGCGCACCCCCAACGAGGTCGCCCTCAACGTGCTCCTCACCTCGCTGACCGCCATCTTCGTCGTGGTCTGCGTCTCCCTGTGGTTCGTGGCCGACTACAGCGGCGCGCACCAGTCGCTGATCGTCCTGACCGCCCTGCTCGTCTGCCTCATCCCCACCACCATCGGGGCCCTGCTCTCCGCGATCGGCATCGCGGGCATGGACCGGCTCGTACGCCGCAACGTGCTGGCGATGTCGGGCCGTGCCGTCGAGGCGGCCGGTGACGTCGACGTCCTGCTGCTGGACAAGACCGGCACCATCACCTACGGCAACCGCCAGGCCTCCGAGCTGCTCACCGTCCCCGGGGTGTCCCGCGAGGAGCTCGTCGACGCCGCGCTCCTCTCCTCCCTGGCCGACGAGACGCCGGAGGGGCGCAGCATCGTGGCGCTCACCGGGGAGGGACGGCCGGTGCCGGCGGGCGCCGTGATGGTGGAGTTCTCGGCCACCACCCGGATGAGCGGTCTGGACGCCGACGGCCGACGAGTCCGCAAGGGTGCGGCCTCGGCCGCGACCCGGTGGGTGCGCGACTCCGGCGGTGAGCTCTCGTCGGAGATCGACGACCACGTCAACCGCATCAGCGCCGGCGGCGGGACCCCGCTGGTGGTCGCGGAGCAGCGCGGGGACGCCCCCGCCCGCCTGCTGGGCGTGATCCACCTCAAGGACGTGGTCAAGGAGGGCATGCGCGAGCGCTTCGAGGAGCTGCGCGCCATGGGCATCCGCACGGTGATGATCACCGGGGACAACGCGCTCACGGCGAAGGCGATCGCCGCGGAGGCCGGTGTCGACGACTTCCTCGCCGAGGCCACTCCCGAGGACAAGCTGGCGCTGATCCGCCGGGAGCAGCAGGGCGGGCGGATGGTCGCCATGTGCGGCGACGGCACGAACGACGCCCCCGCCCTGGCCCAGGCCGACGTCGGCGTGGCCATGAACACGGGCACGACCGCGGCCAAGGAGGCCGGCAACATGGTCGACCTCGACTCGGACCCCACGAAGCTCATCGACATCGTCGAGATCGGCAAGCAGCTCCTGATCACCCGCGGCGCCCTGACGACGTTCTCGGTCGCCAACGACGTCGCGAAGTACTTCGCGA includes the following:
- a CDS encoding oligopeptide/dipeptide ABC transporter ATP-binding protein, whose translation is MAGSGTAHLRPDRDLALAVDDLVVEFRVAGGTVHAVSGLHLDLLPGETLGILGESGCGKSSAGRALMQLPPPTSGTVRLGDTELTALSPRDMRRARARMQLVLQDPVSALNPRRRVGDIVVEGLEIWGWGDRDRARVVDELLTSVGLDPETVRDRRPHELSGGQCQRVAIARSLALDPDVLICDEPVSSLDVSVQAQILNLLERARERFELSMVFIAHDVAVVKNISDRVLVMYLGKTCEVLPSAALETSARHPYTRLLLDSVPSAVDADRVPQPARAIELPSPLDPPSGCRFRTRCPLATERCAVEEPVLRELAPGQFVACHHAERQGPA
- a CDS encoding amidase, whose amino-acid sequence is MTTYADATATAAAIRSGEVSAREVVERAIARIEEHDAVLGCVVSERFERALAEVDAVLPPGPLHGVPLLVKDLGMRVAGLPATRGSRLWVDDVATVDSELVRRYRAAGMVVLGTSNSPELGKSASTEPLLHGPTRNPWSTGRSAGGSSGGSAAAVAADLVPLAHGNDGGGSLRIPASMCGLFGLKPSRGRVTTFPAASSLAAPLTANHVLTRSVRDSALLLDLTSAPVRGDAFAAPTPATPFAEQAARPPARLRIGLVTRRADGGAVDPQVVEAVRTTATLCEDLGHVVDEVSPAYDAGLATAGFATLMGVSLLAEVGHRLGELGRELREDDLEPFTRMLHDHYRATMTAVEVHDAHVAVQEVGWQLGAIFERVDLLLTPTLPLPVPELGVLDTRRPEVMWQVAGDYSSFTAVANATGMPALSLPCGLDRDGLPLGAHLMGDLGAEGTLLALAAQLEQARPWPLVAPAYAG
- a CDS encoding ABC transporter substrate-binding protein, which produces MNRFTTRGRIATALLAGSLLVAGCASSDSEDDDGDGDGGSSALSKEEIYAAGVVGVTDDPGEPQQGGTLTLADYSEARSLDPTKTIPNGAAGGNALAAVYDVLMRYDQASDSFEPWLAESLTTEDNVTWTLTLRDGVMFSDGTPLDAAAVVGSLGYYMENAGYNTLLLATNIKDMRPEGDSTVVFTLNQPWITFPNMLASGPGMVVAPAAYAGGPDAFEPIGAGPFVMDSYQPAEELVLAANPDYWGGAPHLDELRFVWLGSDDARLESLTDGTVDAANIRAPQTLEKARNDGFAGIMSPSGLATMFWLNNREGRAASDVRVRQAINHAIDPVVYAERVSGGAGLPGRNIYSPSAPYFAEVETSDYDLEKAKSLLAEAKADGYDGTLTYVGQSDQASQTGAVTIQAMLEAAGFTVKTDLLRNIADQTQRIYVTHDYDLAVSAMSIPDEDPYSRLATNLIGASPQNPSGYANPEMDELIAQLQAAEGDEATALLTQINELWQETVPGVAMGAGAFFQPWNDDVHGITSTSETMLLFGDAWKG
- a CDS encoding TetR/AcrR family transcriptional regulator, whose protein sequence is MTPSASTTTRDKAATQRRLLDAATAEFAEFGLSGARVDRIAAAAEANKRMIYLYFGNKETLFDLVVAGALQRLIAAVPLDPDDLPGYAGSMFDALMDDPAVFRLSMWRQLERPEATAAEVDSYAEKEAVLKDRGLGRTGSLSPRTYLAIVLSVAQTWHLTSPALQPSLPPRAELRSAIVEVVRRMTDDAAATAGAG
- a CDS encoding SDR family NAD(P)-dependent oxidoreductase, which produces MSSRFTARTVLVTGATGALGEALARAFHAEGAHVVVAARDRVAGERLARDLGARANAVGLDVTSEEQWQAAVRHAEEVAGPVSVLVNNAANLQVGTVESVPVDAWRAVIDTNLTGSFLGIRAVVPSMVRAGAGSIVNISSIAGLHAAPGLVAYSASKWALRGLTRTAAAELARKSIRVNAVHPGIIDTPLAYDPATHQELVPVDGFAIPRQASTAEIAQYVLFVASEDAAFSTGSEFIADGGFALGPVA
- a CDS encoding SDR family oxidoreductase; protein product: MTTWLITGTSSGFGRSLTELLLERGDTVAATLRRPDALADLQSRHGTRLWVRTLDVTDTPALRRVVDEAFAELGTVDVAVSNAGYGLFGAAEELDDAEILRQLDTNVVASIQLARALVPHLRGQGGGRILQLSSLGGQVGFPGLSVYHASKWAIEGFFEAFGPEVAPFGIQTMLVEPGMSRTEFAGSSARIGAPHTRYDGGVLRVDSVAREAMPGDPRKMARAMIAAAERDQLPARLSLGSDAYTMIREALQTRLARLEEQRDLAFSTDADDYRPPPAA
- the kdpA gene encoding potassium-transporting ATPase subunit KdpA translates to MSAVGPAIGQILVLVVALAITVPLLGRYLAHVLTSDRHLAVERVSYRLLRVDPDAQQHWRTYAMSVLGFSLVGILFLFGLGRLQAHLPLSLGFPGLPSDGAWNTAVSFVTNTNWQWYSGEAAAGHLFQMSGLAVQNFVSAAVGIAVAAAFARGLAGQRRDGRVGNFWSDLVRSVVRVLLPFAVVSALLLVALGVVQNLSGARSVTTLSGGTQQITGGPVASQEVIKQLGTNGGGFYNVNSAHPFENPTPLTNLLQIFLMLLIPFAMAWAFGLIVKDRRQGVAILGVMALLLTVSVGLLTWAEMAAPGTAPGLAGGAMEGKETRFGEAGSALFGAATTGTSTGAVNSMHDSFTAPGGGVAMFNMMLGEIAPGGVGSGLYGMLMLAIVTVFLAGLMVGRTPEYLGKKIGQREIVLVALYVLATPVLVLSGIAIAITAKDGLAGLQASGPHGLSEALYAVTSASNNNGSAFGGLTSGTPFWNSLLGMLMLLGRFLPMIFVLALAGRFAAQQRLPPGAGTLPTHRPLFAVLLSGVALVVVGLTYVPVLALGPIVESLS
- the kdpB gene encoding potassium-transporting ATPase subunit KdpB, whose protein sequence is MPALSLSPALLREALPGALRKMDPRQLLATPVMLVVEAGAAGTTVMSVLDPSTLGWLVTVWLWLTVLFGALAESVAEGRGKAQAASLRALQQETSARRVTGSAEGRRGPGAFLSLAVEEVPSTSLRAGDVVLVRAGERIPGDGDVVEGVASVDESAVTGESAPVIRESGGDRSAVTGGTVVLSDEIAVKITSDPGQSFVDRMIALVEGSERQRTPNEVALNVLLTSLTAIFVVVCVSLWFVADYSGAHQSLIVLTALLVCLIPTTIGALLSAIGIAGMDRLVRRNVLAMSGRAVEAAGDVDVLLLDKTGTITYGNRQASELLTVPGVSREELVDAALLSSLADETPEGRSIVALTGEGRPVPAGAVMVEFSATTRMSGLDADGRRVRKGAASAATRWVRDSGGELSSEIDDHVNRISAGGGTPLVVAEQRGDAPARLLGVIHLKDVVKEGMRERFEELRAMGIRTVMITGDNALTAKAIAAEAGVDDFLAEATPEDKLALIRREQQGGRMVAMCGDGTNDAPALAQADVGVAMNTGTTAAKEAGNMVDLDSDPTKLIDIVEIGKQLLITRGALTTFSVANDVAKYFAILPAMFVVAFPQLDVLNVMRLSSPESAIVSAVIFNALVIVALIPLALRGVAYRPASASDLLRRNLLIYGLGGLVAPFVGIKLLDLVVSLIPGL